From a region of the Rhizobium bangladeshense genome:
- the trbI gene encoding IncP-type conjugal transfer protein TrbI yields the protein MVQSLQLGASAQADDQNGMRRLNRLPIIVAIIVIVLFVGVVVIGLSLRGLSFNHGDIEGASNSPATSFGDQLKRGVTDGIIGDPEKQEVFQPTPVVAEKKEKQEPVFERQPTDRQDRRQRLESEEEWKARLKREQDEQYMREAQRQRMARLQARSTALDSPLKVDISDVEKAAISTNDTVRQPTNAVTSSASDLYGAAMKSGLMGQNVDQNGQTSREDFFNQDIKDLGYLPNQVVPQMSPNELKRGSVIPATLITGLNSDLPGRISAQISQNVYDSATGYRLLIPQGAKLFGRYDSKVSFGQERVLVVWTDLIFPNGSTLQIGGMAGTDAEGYGGFQDKLDRHLWRTFGSAALVAIIGAGTDMSMPESSTLATQDTASDAARRNFAASFGRVAEETISKNLNVQPTIRIRPGYKFNVLVDQDVIFHSVYSGR from the coding sequence ATGGTCCAGTCGCTCCAACTTGGCGCGTCAGCCCAGGCCGACGATCAGAATGGCATGCGCCGGCTCAACCGCCTGCCGATCATCGTCGCCATCATCGTCATCGTGCTGTTCGTCGGCGTGGTCGTGATTGGTCTGTCACTGCGCGGGCTTTCCTTCAATCATGGCGACATCGAGGGTGCTTCCAACAGCCCTGCGACCAGTTTCGGCGATCAGCTTAAGCGGGGTGTCACCGACGGCATTATCGGTGACCCAGAAAAGCAGGAGGTGTTTCAACCGACGCCAGTCGTCGCGGAGAAAAAGGAAAAGCAGGAACCGGTCTTCGAGCGCCAACCAACAGATCGACAAGATCGCCGACAAAGGCTCGAATCCGAAGAGGAGTGGAAGGCACGCCTGAAGCGAGAGCAGGATGAACAATATATGCGCGAAGCCCAGCGGCAACGGATGGCGCGTCTCCAGGCCCGTTCCACGGCGCTCGATTCGCCGCTAAAGGTAGACATCTCCGATGTCGAGAAGGCTGCAATCTCCACCAATGACACCGTCCGCCAGCCGACAAATGCCGTGACGAGCAGCGCCTCAGACCTTTATGGCGCGGCCATGAAATCCGGCCTGATGGGACAGAACGTCGATCAGAACGGGCAGACGTCGAGGGAGGACTTCTTTAATCAGGACATCAAGGATCTCGGCTACCTGCCGAACCAGGTCGTGCCGCAGATGTCACCCAACGAATTGAAGCGCGGTTCAGTCATCCCGGCGACATTGATCACCGGCCTCAATTCCGACCTGCCGGGGCGCATTAGCGCTCAGATCAGCCAAAATGTCTACGACAGCGCAACCGGTTATCGCCTTCTCATCCCGCAAGGCGCAAAGCTCTTCGGTCGCTACGATTCCAAGGTGTCCTTCGGCCAGGAACGGGTACTCGTCGTCTGGACGGACCTCATTTTTCCGAACGGGTCTACCCTGCAGATCGGTGGTATGGCGGGCACTGACGCTGAAGGTTATGGCGGCTTCCAGGACAAGCTCGACCGACATCTCTGGAGAACATTCGGTTCTGCAGCCCTGGTGGCAATCATCGGGGCGGGTACCGATATGTCGATGCCTGAGAGTTCGACGCTCGCGACGCAGGACACGGCTTCGGATGCAGCAAGACGGAATTTTGCCGCGTCATTTGGCCGCGTAGCAGAAGAGACGATCTCGAAGAATCTGAACGTTCAGCCGACGATTCGCATCCGGCCGGGCTACAAGTTCAATGTGTTGGTCGATCAGGATGTTATTTTTCATTCTGTCTATAGCGGCCGCTAA
- a CDS encoding autoinducer binding domain-containing protein has translation MDGDLRSLIDMTEAAHDERMIKSALKTFAHTCGFDRFAYLQTEGLEIRTFNSYPEEWQGVYLEGHYSRIDPVVTEAKRRMEMFSWTADDWPARGTSELRRFRDQAIEYGIRSGVTIPVEGSFGSTMMLTFASSAPTADVSKLRDAQQAIRAVLVIHYCLKIIAATTIVAPRRLLSPREAMCLMWAAKGKSAPETAMLTGINPRTVQHYLDKAREKLEAATVPQLVAIAKDHGLV, from the coding sequence GTGGACGGTGACCTTCGCTCTCTCATCGATATGACAGAAGCCGCGCATGATGAACGTATGATCAAAAGTGCTTTGAAAACATTTGCGCACACATGCGGCTTCGACCGTTTTGCTTATCTGCAGACTGAGGGGTTGGAAATCCGCACATTCAACTCCTATCCGGAGGAATGGCAGGGTGTTTATCTCGAAGGCCATTACTCCCGCATCGACCCGGTCGTTACTGAAGCCAAGCGTCGCATGGAAATGTTTTCCTGGACGGCCGACGATTGGCCCGCTCGTGGAACCTCCGAACTCAGGCGTTTTCGGGACCAGGCGATCGAGTACGGAATTCGGAGTGGGGTGACGATCCCCGTCGAAGGAAGTTTCGGGTCGACGATGATGCTGACGTTTGCATCTTCGGCGCCGACGGCTGACGTTTCAAAACTGCGGGATGCGCAACAAGCGATCCGAGCGGTGCTGGTGATCCATTACTGCCTGAAGATTATCGCTGCGACGACCATTGTCGCTCCGAGACGGTTGCTTTCACCAAGAGAAGCAATGTGCCTCATGTGGGCGGCAAAGGGTAAAAGCGCTCCGGAAACCGCAATGCTAACGGGGATCAACCCGAGGACAGTGCAGCACTACCTTGATAAAGCGCGCGAAAAACTTGAGGCTGCGACCGTCCCACAGCTCGTCGCAATTGCTAAAGATCACGGGTTGGTTTGA
- the traD gene encoding type IV conjugative transfer system coupling protein TraD, translating into MVRTMTSDSRKKDTREKIELGGLIVKAGLRYEKRALVLGALIDAARRIKGDDGERSRLTGLGVEAFGNDDQ; encoded by the coding sequence ATGGTGAGGACGATGACATCCGACTCCCGCAAGAAGGACACGCGCGAAAAGATCGAGCTCGGCGGCCTGATCGTCAAGGCCGGTCTTCGCTATGAGAAGCGAGCGCTGGTGCTGGGCGCGCTGATCGATGCAGCGCGCCGCATCAAGGGCGACGATGGCGAGCGATCCAGGCTCACCGGACTCGGCGTGGAGGCCTTCGGCAATGACGATCAATAG
- the traC gene encoding conjugal transfer protein TraC, producing MKKPSAKIRDEIAKLQEQLKLAETREAERIGRIALKAGLGEIEIDEAELQAAFDQLSRRFRGGQGGTTGGKKGAGDGSGATSTTAVASGPNAGRTGEA from the coding sequence ATGAAGAAGCCATCCGCGAAGATCCGCGACGAAATTGCCAAACTGCAGGAGCAGCTCAAGCTCGCCGAGACACGGGAAGCGGAACGCATTGGCCGGATCGCGCTCAAGGCAGGCCTTGGCGAGATCGAGATCGACGAGGCGGAGCTTCAGGCAGCGTTTGACCAACTGAGCAGGCGATTTCGCGGAGGGCAGGGGGGTACGACCGGAGGGAAAAAGGGGGCAGGCGATGGCAGCGGCGCAACGTCAACCACGGCGGTCGCGTCTGGCCCGAATGCAGGCCGGACTGGCGAGGCTTGA
- the traA gene encoding Ti-type conjugative transfer relaxase TraA, producing MAVPHFSVSVVARGSGRSAVLSAAYRHCAKMEFEREARTIDYTRKQGLLHEEFVIPTDAPEWVRSMIADRSVAGASEAFWNKVEGFEKRSDAQLAKDVTIGLPLELTAEQNIALVRDFVACHITAKGMVADWVYHDAPGNPHVHLMTTLRPLTEDGFGSKKVAVLAPDGKPIRNDAGKIVYQLWAGSTEDFNAFRDGWFACQNKHLALAGLDIRIDGRSFEKQGIDLEPTIHLGVGAKAIERKAEQSDHKSETSTPKLERVELQEERRRENARRIQRRPEIVLDLITREKSVFDERDVAKVLYRYIDDVLLFQSLMVRILQSPEALRLERERINFATGIRTPAKYTTREMIRLEAEMANRAIWLSGRASHGVREVVLQATFTRHSRLSDEQRTAIEHVAGTTRIAAVIGRAGAGKTTMMKAAREAWETAGYRVVGGALAGKAAEGLEKEAGIVSRTLSSWELRWNQGRNQLDDKTVFVLDEAGMVSSRQMALLVEAVTKAGAKLVLVGDPEQLQPIEAGAAFRAIADRIGYAELETIYRQRQQWMRDASLDLARGNVRKAVDAYTAHGRMIGLRLKDEAVESLIAAWDRDYDPSKTSLILAHLRRDARMLNDIARAKLVERGVVADGFAFKTEDGTRMFAAGDQIVFLKNEGSLGVKNGMLAKVVEAAPGRIVAEIGEREHRRQVTIEQRFYNNLDHGYATTIHKSQGATVDRVKVLASLSLDRHLTYVAMTRHREDLAIYYGSRSFAKSGGLIPILSRRNAKETSLDYEKSALYRQALRFAEARGLHLMNVARTIAHDRLQWAVRQKKKLADLGARLAAIGAALGLVRGSNKHSIPDTIKEAKPMVSGITTFPKSLDQAVEDKLAADPGLKKQWEDVSTRLQLIYAKPEAAFKAINVDTMLKDQSVAQSTLARIAGEPESFGALKGKTGLLASRGDKQDREKALANVPALARNLERYLRERAEAEFKHETEERAVRLKVSVDIPALSPAAKQTLERVREAIDRNDLPAGLEYALADKMVKAELEGFAKAVSERFGERTFLPLAAKDTDGKTFETVTAGMTVVQKAEVQSAWKSMRTVQQLGAHERTTEALKQAETLRQTKSQGLSLK from the coding sequence GTGGCCGTCCCTCACTTCTCCGTCAGCGTCGTCGCCCGTGGCTCAGGCCGCAGCGCCGTGCTCTCGGCCGCCTACCGGCACTGCGCTAAGATGGAGTTTGAGCGGGAAGCCCGGACGATCGACTACACGCGAAAGCAGGGGCTCCTGCATGAGGAGTTCGTGATCCCTACCGACGCGCCGGAATGGGTGCGCAGCATGATTGCCGATCGCTCGGTCGCCGGCGCATCCGAGGCCTTCTGGAACAAAGTGGAGGGCTTCGAGAAGCGATCCGACGCGCAGCTCGCCAAGGACGTCACCATAGGCCTTCCGCTCGAACTGACGGCCGAGCAGAACATCGCGCTCGTGCGCGACTTTGTGGCGTGCCACATCACCGCGAAGGGCATGGTCGCCGACTGGGTCTATCACGACGCCCCAGGCAATCCGCATGTGCATCTGATGACGACATTGCGGCCGCTCACCGAGGACGGGTTCGGCTCAAAGAAGGTCGCGGTTCTCGCCCCGGACGGCAAGCCGATCCGCAATGATGCCGGCAAAATCGTCTATCAGCTGTGGGCCGGTAGCACTGAGGATTTCAATGCGTTTCGCGACGGCTGGTTTGCCTGCCAGAACAAACATCTGGCGCTTGCCGGCCTCGATATCCGCATCGATGGCCGTTCCTTCGAAAAGCAGGGTATCGACCTCGAGCCAACCATTCACCTCGGCGTCGGCGCCAAAGCCATCGAGCGCAAGGCCGAGCAATCCGACCACAAGTCGGAGACCTCGACTCCCAAACTCGAACGCGTCGAGCTTCAGGAGGAGCGCCGCAGGGAGAACGCCCGCCGCATCCAGCGCCGTCCGGAGATCGTGCTCGACCTGATCACGCGGGAGAAGAGCGTCTTCGACGAACGCGATGTTGCGAAGGTGTTGTATCGCTATATCGACGATGTCCTTCTGTTCCAAAGTCTGATGGTCCGCATTCTGCAAAGTCCGGAAGCACTCCGGCTCGAACGCGAGCGGATCAACTTTGCGACAGGTATTCGGACACCCGCGAAATACACGACGCGCGAGATGATCCGGCTTGAGGCCGAGATGGCCAATCGCGCGATCTGGCTCTCCGGTCGCGCCTCCCATGGCGTCCGTGAGGTGGTGCTGCAGGCGACTTTTACGCGCCATTCTCGTCTGTCGGATGAGCAGCGAACGGCGATCGAGCATGTCGCCGGGACCACGCGGATTGCCGCTGTCATCGGCCGCGCCGGGGCCGGCAAGACGACGATGATGAAGGCTGCGCGCGAGGCGTGGGAAACGGCCGGTTATCGTGTGGTCGGCGGAGCTTTGGCTGGCAAAGCCGCCGAAGGTTTGGAGAAGGAAGCGGGCATCGTTTCCCGCACGCTGTCGTCCTGGGAGCTTCGCTGGAACCAGGGTCGCAACCAGCTCGATGATAAGACCGTCTTCGTACTCGACGAGGCCGGCATGGTTTCGTCACGGCAGATGGCGCTGTTGGTCGAAGCAGTCACCAAGGCCGGCGCCAAACTCGTCCTTGTCGGCGATCCGGAACAGCTTCAACCGATCGAAGCGGGTGCGGCCTTTCGCGCCATTGCCGATCGCATCGGCTATGCCGAACTCGAGACGATCTATCGTCAGCGTCAGCAATGGATGCGCGACGCCTCGCTCGATCTCGCGCGTGGCAATGTCCGCAAGGCTGTCGATGCCTACACCGCCCATGGTCGAATGATTGGTTTGAGACTGAAGGACGAGGCGGTCGAAAGCCTGATCGCAGCGTGGGACCGCGACTACGACCCTTCGAAGACCAGCCTGATCCTCGCACACCTTCGCCGCGACGCCCGAATGCTCAACGATATCGCCCGCGCCAAGCTGGTCGAGCGTGGCGTCGTCGCAGACGGATTTGCGTTCAAGACAGAGGACGGAACCCGCATGTTCGCGGCCGGCGACCAGATCGTGTTCCTCAAGAACGAGGGCAGTCTTGGCGTCAAGAACGGCATGCTCGCAAAGGTGGTTGAGGCCGCACCCGGCCGGATCGTCGCTGAGATCGGCGAAAGGGAACATCGTCGCCAGGTCACGATCGAGCAGCGCTTCTACAACAATCTCGATCACGGCTATGCGACGACGATCCACAAGAGCCAGGGCGCGACCGTCGACCGGGTGAAGGTACTTGCTTCCCTCTCGTTGGACCGGCACCTGACCTATGTGGCCATGACGCGCCATCGTGAGGATCTCGCGATCTACTACGGCAGTCGTTCCTTCGCGAAATCCGGCGGCCTCATCCCGATCCTGTCGCGCCGGAACGCCAAGGAAACCAGCCTCGACTACGAGAAGAGCGCACTCTATCGCCAGGCGTTGCGCTTTGCCGAGGCCCGCGGCCTGCACCTCATGAACGTCGCCCGCACGATCGCACACGATCGGCTCCAATGGGCCGTCCGGCAGAAAAAGAAACTCGCCGACCTCGGCGCCCGACTTGCCGCCATCGGCGCGGCACTCGGGCTGGTCCGCGGCAGCAACAAACACTCCATCCCGGACACAATCAAGGAGGCCAAGCCCATGGTATCAGGCATCACCACCTTCCCGAAATCGCTCGACCAGGCTGTCGAAGATAAGCTCGCCGCCGATCCCGGCCTCAAGAAACAATGGGAGGACGTCTCGACCCGCCTCCAGCTCATCTACGCGAAGCCGGAAGCTGCCTTCAAGGCGATCAATGTCGATACCATGTTGAAGGACCAGTCGGTCGCGCAGTCCACCCTGGCAAGGATTGCCGGCGAGCCAGAGAGCTTTGGCGCGCTCAAGGGCAAGACCGGTCTTCTCGCGAGCCGTGGTGACAAGCAGGACCGGGAAAAAGCGCTCGCCAATGTACCGGCGCTCGCCCGAAATCTTGAACGCTACCTTCGTGAGCGGGCCGAGGCCGAATTCAAACATGAGACGGAGGAGCGCGCGGTCCGGCTCAAGGTTTCGGTCGACATCCCGGCGCTCTCTCCAGCCGCCAAGCAAACGCTCGAACGCGTGCGCGAGGCGATCGATCGCAACGATCTTCCGGCTGGCCTCGAATACGCGCTCGCCGACAAAATGGTGAAGGCAGAACTCGAAGGTTTTGCCAAGGCTGTGTCGGAGCGTTTCGGGGAACGGACCTTCCTGCCTTTGGCTGCCAAAGACACTGATGGCAAGACTTTCGAGACCGTCACAGCAGGAATGACGGTCGTCCAGAAGGCTGAGGTCCAGTCCGCGTGGAAATCTATGCGGACGGTCCAGCAGCTTGGCGCTCATGAACGCACGACCGAAGCGCTCAAGCAGGCCGAGACGCTGCGGCAAACCAAGAGCCAAGGGCTCTCGCTGAAATGA
- a CDS encoding TraH family protein: protein MIDAALIKECADPSLKPTIVEQFVMAAGSADPFVVTVKSGDRLILVPKAASAEEAIAIVRQYAGQAVVRVGLTQFPAGVGVKEPADLKPDLVDPCQNLRKGTAMFAKVLRIVAKWYGNPTSKDVFPQIFEDAVYAWKTGQFGGVGVFQAEDPGIPIEAPQQSDKEVDGEEATPKDLQPETMQDVRHAGIRIDLSRIGGQQQR from the coding sequence ATGATCGACGCAGCCCTGATAAAAGAATGCGCAGACCCTTCACTCAAGCCGACGATCGTCGAACAGTTCGTGATGGCGGCGGGCTCGGCTGATCCCTTCGTCGTCACCGTCAAATCAGGCGACCGATTGATCCTCGTTCCGAAAGCGGCATCGGCCGAGGAGGCGATTGCGATCGTGCGCCAATATGCTGGTCAGGCGGTCGTCCGCGTAGGGCTCACCCAGTTCCCCGCTGGCGTGGGAGTCAAGGAACCGGCGGATCTGAAGCCCGATCTCGTCGATCCTTGCCAGAACCTCCGGAAAGGCACTGCGATGTTCGCCAAGGTATTGAGGATCGTTGCAAAATGGTATGGCAACCCCACGAGCAAAGACGTCTTCCCGCAAATCTTCGAGGACGCGGTCTACGCATGGAAGACCGGCCAGTTCGGGGGTGTCGGCGTGTTTCAGGCGGAGGATCCTGGCATACCCATCGAAGCGCCGCAGCAAAGCGATAAGGAAGTGGATGGCGAGGAAGCGACGCCGAAAGACTTACAACCAGAGACGATGCAGGATGTTAGGCATGCGGGCATACGGATCGATCTTTCCCGCATTGGTGGTCAACAACAGCGTTGA
- the traF gene encoding conjugative transfer signal peptidase TraF, which produces MTRAATTRSMTTQQRRATAVLSIAAAAIILLVVTAVAGGYRINLTPSEPLGLWRIIPLHRPVAVDDLLFICPLETAAMRAARARGYFRSGSCPGDVAPLIKTVIAVVGQRVEIGVNVRVDGRVVSSSSLALRDGKGRPLTPFPSGIIPPGYVFLHSAFPGSYDSRYFGPVPISGILGLAQEVFTYVP; this is translated from the coding sequence ATGACCCGGGCAGCAACCACCCGGTCGATGACCACGCAACAACGACGTGCCACTGCGGTTCTGTCGATAGCGGCCGCGGCCATCATTCTGCTGGTGGTGACTGCCGTCGCCGGCGGCTACCGCATCAATCTGACGCCGAGCGAGCCACTGGGCCTATGGCGCATTATCCCGCTTCATCGACCGGTGGCAGTCGACGACCTCCTGTTCATCTGCCCGCTGGAAACGGCGGCGATGCGGGCAGCCAGGGCACGAGGCTATTTCCGTTCTGGTTCCTGCCCGGGCGACGTCGCACCGTTGATCAAGACAGTGATCGCCGTTGTAGGACAGCGTGTCGAAATCGGCGTCAACGTGAGAGTGGATGGGCGGGTGGTTTCCTCATCCAGTCTCGCACTACGTGATGGAAAAGGCCGGCCGTTGACGCCGTTTCCGAGCGGCATCATACCGCCAGGATATGTCTTCCTGCATTCCGCATTCCCCGGCTCCTATGACTCCCGATATTTTGGCCCGGTGCCGATCTCCGGCATTCTCGGGCTGGCGCAGGAGGTGTTCACCTATGTGCCGTGA
- a CDS encoding helix-turn-helix domain-containing protein has translation MDMRKLVGSNFARLRREKGLTQEEVEARSGFSQQYLSSLERGRRNPTVITIYELAQALDVSHVELVRPIGETQVSTQTGA, from the coding sequence ATGGACATGCGCAAACTGGTCGGCTCGAATTTTGCCCGCCTGCGTCGGGAGAAAGGCCTGACACAGGAAGAGGTCGAGGCGCGTTCTGGTTTCAGCCAGCAATATCTTAGTAGCCTGGAGCGAGGTCGTCGCAACCCAACTGTGATTACGATTTATGAACTGGCTCAAGCCTTAGATGTCAGCCACGTCGAATTAGTGCGACCGATTGGTGAGACCCAAGTGAGTACGCAAACAGGCGCATAA
- a CDS encoding conjugal transfer protein TraB translates to MCRDYLQPALLIFASIAIGVVGWSGHVWLLPVALGFPVLWSISQTRSVAALVSSGYFLAASRGLPQGVAAFYSSDIWPGLLLWLGASMSFVAVHTLLWTMNGRARPFRYLLAAAVMAIPPFGITGWAHPVTAAGVLFPGWGWWGLGFMTAGLAGLVTRIWPAVAIAFAGPWLWSAAIWTDPKLPEGWRGVDLDMGASLGREPGLQRQRAMIATVRGAASDGARFVVLPETALGFWTPTVARLWTSAFRDDDGTVIAGAAMVDAGGYDNVLVAVDGRGGRILYRERMPVPGSMWQPWRSWFGESGGARADFFANPVVSIGASRAAPLICYEQLIVWPVLQSMLHDPDLIVAVGNGWWTEGTSIVAIQRTATTAWSKLFAKPIVIAFNT, encoded by the coding sequence ATGTGCCGTGATTACCTTCAGCCAGCGCTGCTGATATTCGCTTCGATCGCGATCGGCGTGGTGGGCTGGAGCGGCCATGTGTGGCTCCTACCCGTCGCGCTCGGGTTTCCGGTTCTTTGGTCGATCTCGCAAACGAGATCGGTCGCGGCACTTGTCTCCAGCGGATACTTCCTGGCCGCGTCCCGGGGTCTGCCACAAGGCGTTGCCGCCTTTTATTCGTCGGATATCTGGCCGGGCCTCCTGCTCTGGCTGGGTGCGTCTATGAGTTTCGTTGCCGTGCATACGCTCCTCTGGACGATGAACGGACGCGCGCGTCCGTTTCGCTACCTCCTTGCGGCAGCCGTCATGGCCATCCCGCCGTTCGGCATCACGGGCTGGGCGCATCCTGTCACCGCCGCGGGTGTTCTGTTTCCGGGATGGGGATGGTGGGGACTTGGCTTCATGACAGCCGGCCTTGCGGGTCTCGTAACCCGCATTTGGCCAGCTGTCGCCATCGCCTTCGCAGGCCCTTGGCTGTGGTCCGCCGCAATCTGGACCGACCCGAAACTACCGGAAGGCTGGCGCGGCGTCGATCTTGATATGGGGGCTTCGCTCGGTCGGGAGCCCGGGCTTCAACGCCAGCGTGCCATGATCGCAACGGTGCGTGGCGCGGCCAGCGATGGGGCCCGTTTTGTGGTGCTGCCGGAAACTGCGCTCGGTTTCTGGACACCGACCGTGGCGCGGCTTTGGACGAGCGCCTTCAGGGATGATGATGGGACGGTGATCGCCGGTGCGGCGATGGTCGATGCTGGGGGCTACGACAATGTTCTGGTCGCGGTCGACGGGAGGGGCGGCCGCATCCTCTATCGCGAACGTATGCCGGTTCCCGGTTCGATGTGGCAGCCGTGGCGATCCTGGTTTGGGGAGAGTGGTGGTGCTCGGGCGGATTTCTTCGCGAACCCGGTCGTCTCCATCGGCGCCAGCCGAGCGGCACCGCTGATCTGCTACGAGCAACTGATTGTTTGGCCGGTGCTTCAGTCGATGCTGCACGATCCGGACCTCATTGTTGCTGTCGGAAACGGGTGGTGGACCGAAGGGACATCAATCGTAGCTATCCAGCGAACTGCCACCACAGCGTGGTCAAAGCTCTTCGCAAAACCGATTGTTATTGCCTTCAACACCTGA
- a CDS encoding type IV toxin-antitoxin system AbiEi family antitoxin domain-containing protein, which produces MPSSVTQRQIARTVLTERGIARFVELRNAGVTAATMSRMERDGEVLRLARGLYQLPDAQLDASHSLAEVAKRAPKAVICLVSALAFHSLTDQLPGQIWLAIGRKDWPPKLEAPAVRIVRFTDSLLNDSVETHIIEGVPVRVFGIAKTIADCFRYRNKIGLSVAIEGLQEALRQRRATPGEIANQAERGGVGSVIRPYLEALTANG; this is translated from the coding sequence ATGCCCAGTTCAGTCACGCAACGCCAAATTGCTCGGACCGTGCTAACCGAGCGCGGAATAGCACGTTTCGTCGAACTGCGGAACGCAGGAGTGACGGCTGCCACCATGAGCCGAATGGAACGAGATGGTGAAGTGCTGCGGCTTGCCCGCGGTCTCTATCAACTTCCTGATGCGCAGCTCGACGCCAGCCACAGCCTGGCGGAGGTTGCCAAACGCGCGCCCAAAGCCGTTATCTGCCTCGTTTCGGCATTGGCATTTCACAGCCTGACAGATCAGCTCCCCGGACAAATCTGGCTTGCCATAGGCCGTAAGGACTGGCCGCCGAAGCTGGAAGCCCCCGCTGTGCGCATCGTGCGCTTCACAGACAGCCTTCTCAACGACAGCGTCGAAACCCATATCATTGAAGGCGTTCCTGTGAGGGTCTTTGGAATCGCCAAGACAATTGCCGATTGCTTTCGATATCGCAACAAGATCGGCCTTTCGGTAGCGATAGAAGGGCTGCAGGAGGCGCTGCGGCAACGAAGGGCTACTCCTGGCGAAATCGCCAACCAGGCCGAACGCGGTGGCGTTGGCTCTGTGATCCGGCCGTATCTCGAGGCGCTGACCGCCAATGGCTAA
- the trbH gene encoding conjugal transfer protein TrbH, with protein MRKLLAYCVVVALLSGCQTADDALTTSSTPVAVTGPAASAIAGDMASRLAEQIGPAGATTTIKMETDASEFASALEAALKGRGYTVVRDGKVAKDIKPVELAYAIEGIDGQLLARVSTPSIALGRAYTPTAAGATPASPLSIMQRN; from the coding sequence ATGCGGAAGCTTCTCGCATATTGCGTCGTGGTCGCGCTGCTCTCCGGTTGCCAAACGGCCGACGACGCGCTGACCACCAGCTCAACCCCTGTCGCAGTCACCGGACCGGCTGCGAGCGCCATCGCCGGCGACATGGCAAGCCGACTGGCCGAACAGATCGGCCCTGCCGGTGCTACGACCACGATCAAAATGGAGACGGACGCATCGGAGTTCGCATCCGCCCTCGAGGCGGCCCTGAAGGGGCGGGGTTATACGGTCGTCAGGGACGGCAAAGTCGCCAAAGACATCAAGCCGGTCGAGCTTGCCTATGCAATTGAGGGAATCGACGGGCAGCTGCTCGCGCGGGTTTCGACGCCTTCGATCGCTCTCGGACGTGCTTATACACCAACGGCGGCAGGCGCCACGCCGGCTAGTCCGCTTTCGATCATGCAGCGTAACTGA
- a CDS encoding transcriptional repressor TraM: MNKASSSDANGREKERESRFSSMQQSKLEVLAVSAILEHRLLIAADEAVYDEWARATADPSISAAVLKSLQEEYVARQKKSEVQQEELSEIIDALGYVPEVPLDKHE; the protein is encoded by the coding sequence GTGAACAAAGCGAGCTCATCCGATGCAAATGGTCGAGAAAAGGAAAGAGAATCGCGCTTCAGCTCGATGCAACAGTCGAAGCTTGAGGTGTTGGCTGTCTCGGCAATTCTCGAACACCGCCTCCTGATCGCCGCCGACGAAGCTGTCTATGACGAATGGGCTCGCGCGACCGCAGACCCATCAATTTCCGCCGCCGTGCTCAAGAGCCTGCAGGAGGAGTATGTCGCGCGCCAAAAGAAATCTGAAGTCCAGCAAGAAGAACTTTCGGAAATCATCGATGCATTAGGCTACGTCCCCGAGGTTCCACTCGATAAACATGAATGA